In a genomic window of Nocardiopsis mwathae:
- a CDS encoding fumarylacetoacetate hydrolase family protein — translation MKFLRIGPPGAERPAVLGADGTPLDLSAITPDIDGAFLSGGGVERARAALTAGHLRPAAPPQAAGGAGRRVGAPVATPGKIIGIGLNYTDHAARTGAAPPTEPIVFIKPSDTVVGPDDDVLIPRGSSKTDHEVELAVVIGRTARYLADCDEAAGAIAGYTIANDVTEREFQFERGGQWDKGKSCETFTPLGPWLVTPDEVGDVTSLGLRLTVNGTAAQEGTTRDMIFGVHHLVRYLSRFMALRPGDVVITGTPAGVAMGSPDRSFLRPGDVMELEVDGLGRQRQRLVAA, via the coding sequence GTGAAGTTCTTGAGGATCGGACCCCCGGGTGCCGAGCGGCCGGCGGTGCTCGGCGCTGACGGCACCCCGCTCGACCTGTCCGCGATCACCCCCGACATCGACGGCGCCTTCCTCTCCGGCGGCGGCGTCGAGCGCGCCCGGGCCGCACTCACCGCCGGGCACCTGCGGCCCGCGGCACCACCGCAGGCAGCGGGCGGGGCCGGGCGGCGTGTCGGCGCCCCGGTGGCCACCCCGGGCAAGATCATCGGAATCGGGCTGAACTACACCGACCACGCCGCCCGGACGGGAGCCGCACCACCGACCGAACCGATCGTCTTCATCAAGCCCAGCGACACGGTCGTGGGACCGGACGACGACGTCCTCATCCCCCGCGGCAGCAGCAAGACCGACCACGAGGTCGAACTGGCCGTCGTCATCGGGCGTACCGCCCGCTACCTGGCGGACTGCGATGAGGCGGCCGGTGCCATCGCCGGGTACACCATCGCCAACGACGTCACCGAGCGCGAGTTCCAGTTCGAACGCGGCGGGCAGTGGGACAAGGGAAAGTCGTGCGAGACGTTCACGCCGCTGGGCCCCTGGCTGGTCACGCCCGACGAGGTCGGCGACGTCACGTCCCTGGGGCTGCGTCTCACGGTCAACGGCACCGCCGCCCAGGAGGGCACCACACGGGACATGATCTTCGGTGTCCACCACCTCGTCCGGTACCTGAGCCGGTTCATGGCGCTGCGCCCGGGCGACGTCGTCATCACCGGCACCCCGGCCGGTGTCGCGATGGGCAGCCCCGACCGCTCCTTCCTGCGCCCGGGCGACGTCATGGAACTGGAGGTCGACGGCCTGGGGCGGCAGCGCCAGCGCCTCGTGGCGGCCTGA
- a CDS encoding HhH-GPD-type base excision DNA repair protein, with the protein MTRRLYLAGEPGADELLAGDPLALLIGMLLDQQVPMETAFAGPKKIADRMGGLDIRAIAEADPEQFAAMCAQTPAVHRFPGSMAKRIQALCRYFVESYDGRPERLWTEGDPDGREVLRRLKALPGYGDQKARIFLALLGKQFGLQAAGWREAAGPYGEEEARRSIADVLDEQTLAEVRAYKKSAKAAAKARKG; encoded by the coding sequence ATGACACGCAGGTTGTACCTGGCCGGAGAACCCGGAGCCGACGAGCTGCTGGCGGGGGACCCGCTGGCACTCCTCATCGGCATGCTGCTCGACCAGCAGGTGCCGATGGAGACGGCGTTCGCCGGCCCGAAGAAGATCGCGGACCGGATGGGCGGGCTGGACATCCGGGCCATCGCCGAGGCCGACCCCGAGCAGTTCGCGGCGATGTGCGCGCAGACCCCCGCCGTGCACCGCTTCCCCGGTTCGATGGCCAAGCGGATCCAGGCGCTCTGCCGGTACTTCGTGGAGTCCTACGACGGCCGCCCCGAGCGGCTGTGGACCGAGGGCGACCCGGACGGCCGCGAGGTGCTGCGCCGGCTCAAGGCCCTGCCCGGTTACGGGGACCAGAAGGCGCGCATCTTCCTGGCGCTGCTCGGCAAGCAGTTCGGGCTCCAGGCCGCGGGGTGGCGCGAGGCCGCAGGCCCCTACGGCGAAGAGGAGGCGCGCCGCTCCATCGCCGATGTCCTGGACGAGCAGACCCTGGCCGAGGTCCGCGCGTACAAGAAGAGCGCCAAGGCCGCGGCCAAGGCACGGAAGGGCTGA
- the fdhD gene encoding formate dehydrogenase accessory sulfurtransferase FdhD yields MGRVTTREKLLRVRDGAVSERVDTLVVEEPLEVRLDGEPLTVTMRTPGHDFDLAAGFLVSEGVVARSSDIAAIRYCAGAAEDGANTYNILDVAVAAGVALPEASLQRNFYTTSSCGLCGKASLEAVRTTSRWTVADDPVRIDHRAFAAMPERLRAAQRVFDRTGGLHAAGLFDAAGELLALREDVGRHNAVDKLVGWAVREDRLPLRGTALMVSGRASFELAQKAVMAGIPVLAAVSAPSSLAVGLAADAGLTLVGFLRGASMNVYAGRHRVVVERDAAAQAPATART; encoded by the coding sequence ATGGGACGCGTGACGACTCGTGAGAAGCTCCTGCGGGTCAGGGACGGCGCGGTCAGCGAACGCGTCGACACCCTGGTCGTGGAGGAGCCGCTGGAGGTGCGGCTGGACGGCGAACCGCTCACCGTCACCATGCGCACCCCCGGCCACGACTTCGACCTGGCCGCCGGTTTCCTGGTGAGCGAGGGGGTGGTGGCGCGCTCCTCCGACATCGCCGCCATCCGCTACTGCGCCGGGGCCGCCGAGGACGGCGCCAACACCTACAACATCCTGGACGTGGCGGTGGCGGCGGGCGTCGCCCTGCCCGAAGCCTCGCTGCAGCGGAACTTCTACACCACGTCCTCCTGCGGACTGTGCGGGAAGGCCAGCCTGGAGGCGGTGCGCACCACGAGCCGCTGGACGGTGGCCGACGACCCGGTGCGGATCGACCACCGGGCGTTCGCCGCGATGCCGGAGCGGCTGCGCGCGGCGCAGCGGGTGTTCGACCGCACCGGCGGCCTGCACGCCGCCGGGCTGTTCGACGCCGCGGGCGAGCTGCTCGCCCTGCGCGAGGACGTCGGACGACACAACGCGGTCGACAAGCTCGTCGGGTGGGCGGTGCGCGAGGACCGGCTGCCGCTGCGTGGCACGGCGCTCATGGTGTCGGGTCGCGCCTCGTTCGAGCTCGCCCAGAAGGCGGTGATGGCCGGCATACCGGTCCTCGCCGCGGTGTCGGCTCCCTCGTCGCTGGCCGTCGGCCTCGCGGCCGACGCGGGCCTGACCCTGGTGGGTTTCCTCCGCGGCGCGTCGATGAACGTCTACGCGGGGCGCCACCGCGTCGTCGTGGAGAGGGACGCCGCGGCGCAGGCGCCCGCGACCGCGCGGACATGA
- a CDS encoding (Fe-S)-binding protein: MRIALFITCLNDTLYPDTGRAVVRLLERLGHEVVFPESQTCCGQMHYNTGYRRDAQRLAVRFAETFGDADAVLAPSGSCAAMVRDIHPRLGRPGSPLERAASRLAPRVHDLSELLVDVLGVTDVGAYFPHTVTYHPTCHGLRMLGLGDRPYALLRAVRGLKLVDLPEAHECCGFGGTFAVKNPDVSAAMGTDKARNVAATGAEVLCAVDNSCLMHIGGTLDRQRAGVRVLHLAEILASTEQEPTRL; encoded by the coding sequence ATGCGGATCGCCCTGTTCATCACCTGCCTCAACGACACCCTGTACCCCGACACCGGGCGGGCGGTGGTCCGGCTGCTGGAGCGGCTCGGCCACGAGGTGGTCTTTCCCGAGTCGCAGACCTGCTGCGGCCAGATGCACTACAACACCGGCTACCGGCGCGACGCGCAGCGGCTCGCGGTCCGGTTCGCCGAGACGTTCGGCGACGCCGACGCCGTGCTGGCGCCCTCCGGGTCGTGCGCGGCCATGGTGCGCGACATCCACCCGCGGCTGGGCCGCCCCGGCAGCCCGCTGGAGCGCGCGGCGTCCCGGCTCGCGCCCCGCGTCCACGACCTCTCCGAACTGCTGGTCGACGTGCTGGGGGTGACCGACGTCGGCGCCTACTTCCCGCACACCGTCACCTACCACCCCACCTGTCACGGCCTGCGCATGCTCGGGCTGGGCGACCGCCCGTACGCGCTGCTGCGCGCGGTGCGCGGGCTGAAGCTGGTCGACCTGCCCGAGGCACACGAGTGCTGCGGGTTCGGCGGTACGTTCGCGGTGAAGAACCCCGACGTGTCGGCCGCCATGGGCACCGACAAGGCCCGCAACGTCGCCGCGACCGGCGCCGAGGTGCTGTGCGCGGTCGACAACTCCTGCCTGATGCACATCGGCGGCACCCTCGACCGGCAGCGGGCCGGAGTCAGGGTCCTCCACCTCGCCGAGATCCTCGCCTCCACGGAACAGGAGCCCACCCGGCTATGA
- a CDS encoding GntR family transcriptional regulator → MTKQVLKAVAAAPVQRPAPLRQTVYEAILDLIAARRLPPGQHLVETELAGQLGVSRQPVREALQRLSNEGWVDLRPGYGAFVHTPTQSEADQLLAVRALLEAEAARLAAHHAEPDQVARLRELIAVGRSALAADDVEAVVAANADFHRALAEASGNAVLAELAAQVDRRVRWYYTPVARTRGGSSWDEHDRLVDAVESGDEDAAARLMRDHTERTRSTYHERTGTPDS, encoded by the coding sequence ATGACCAAGCAGGTGCTGAAGGCCGTGGCCGCGGCTCCCGTCCAGCGTCCGGCGCCGCTCCGGCAGACCGTCTACGAGGCGATCCTCGACCTGATCGCCGCGCGCCGCCTGCCCCCGGGCCAGCACCTGGTCGAGACCGAGCTCGCGGGGCAGCTGGGCGTCTCCCGGCAGCCGGTGCGCGAGGCCCTGCAGCGCCTCAGCAACGAGGGCTGGGTCGACCTGCGGCCCGGTTACGGCGCGTTCGTGCACACCCCGACACAGAGCGAGGCCGACCAGCTGCTGGCCGTCCGCGCGCTGCTGGAGGCCGAGGCGGCCCGCTTGGCCGCGCACCACGCCGAACCGGACCAGGTCGCGCGGCTGCGCGAGCTGATCGCCGTCGGCCGGTCCGCACTCGCGGCCGACGACGTCGAGGCGGTGGTCGCCGCCAACGCCGACTTCCACCGCGCACTCGCCGAAGCATCCGGGAACGCGGTCCTGGCCGAACTCGCGGCCCAGGTCGACCGCAGAGTGCGCTGGTACTACACTCCGGTCGCCCGCACTCGCGGCGGCTCCTCGTGGGACGAGCACGACCGGCTCGTCGACGCGGTGGAGTCGGGCGACGAGGATGCGGCGGCGCGCCTGATGCGCGACCACACCGAACGCACCCGCAGCACCTACCACGAGCGCACCGGCACCCCCGACTCCTGA
- a CDS encoding FadR/GntR family transcriptional regulator produces MPDAAPDATPPAVPGASDAAGRSVPVTQRAVDRIKARIADGTLAPGDRLPTERDLAADLGVSRSSMREAIRALTTLGVLEARHGAGVYVTALRPADLLETFSVLAEVSQGETLIEVLQVRRMLEPAATALAAARADDAQLRRLRGILDRMDAGGDGGDAADAEAGTASADLTFHQAIVEITGNATLAAINDGLSSRTFNARVWRGHRAAGITARLREDHERIFRALQARDPDAARAAATMHVLEVERWLRADLAADVGGSEA; encoded by the coding sequence ATCCCCGACGCCGCACCGGACGCGACTCCGCCGGCCGTGCCCGGCGCGTCCGATGCGGCCGGGCGCAGCGTGCCCGTGACGCAGCGCGCGGTCGACCGGATCAAGGCGCGCATCGCCGACGGCACCCTCGCCCCCGGCGACCGGCTGCCCACCGAGCGGGACCTCGCGGCCGACCTGGGGGTGTCGCGCAGCTCCATGCGCGAGGCCATCCGCGCCCTGACCACACTGGGCGTGCTGGAGGCGCGGCACGGCGCCGGCGTCTACGTCACCGCGCTGCGCCCCGCCGACCTCCTGGAGACGTTCTCCGTCCTCGCCGAGGTCTCCCAGGGGGAAACCCTGATCGAGGTCCTGCAGGTGCGCCGCATGCTCGAACCCGCGGCGACCGCGCTGGCCGCGGCCCGCGCCGACGACGCCCAGCTCCGCCGCCTCCGCGGGATCCTCGACCGTATGGACGCGGGCGGTGACGGCGGCGACGCCGCCGATGCCGAAGCCGGCACGGCCTCGGCCGACCTCACCTTCCACCAGGCCATCGTGGAGATCACCGGCAACGCCACCCTGGCCGCGATCAACGACGGCCTGTCCTCGCGCACCTTCAACGCCCGCGTCTGGCGGGGCCACCGTGCGGCCGGGATCACCGCCCGCCTGCGCGAGGACCACGAACGCATCTTCCGCGCCCTGCAGGCCCGCGACCCCGACGCCGCCCGCGCCGCCGCCACCATGCACGTCCTGGAGGTCGAGCGGTGGCTTCGCGCCGATCTCGCCGCTGACGTGGGAGGATCGGAGGCATGA